From Methanosarcina lacustris Z-7289, one genomic window encodes:
- the eif1A gene encoding translation initiation factor eIF-1A: MTLADLKKPISNANPSAEETVTRIRTPQRENNEILATVESLLGANRLKLRCIDGVVRMGRIPGSMKKKTWIREGDVVIVVPWDFQNEKADVIWKYTRPQVDWLERKGYLKG; encoded by the coding sequence ATCACACTGGCAGACTTAAAGAAACCTATATCAAACGCCAATCCCAGCGCAGAAGAAACAGTTACAAGAATACGTACTCCGCAAAGGGAAAATAACGAGATTCTGGCAACCGTTGAAAGTCTCCTTGGTGCAAACCGTCTTAAGCTTCGTTGCATAGATGGAGTCGTCCGTATGGGGAGAATCCCAGGTTCGATGAAAAAGAAAACCTGGATTAGAGAGGGAGATGTTGTCATTGTTGTGCCATGGGATTTTCAGAACGAAAAAGCAGACGTGATATGGAAATACACAAGGCCACAGGTAGACTGGCTCGAGAGAAAAGGATACCTTAAAGGATAA
- a CDS encoding serine protein kinase RIO, whose protein sequence is MDQNEKIRRIDSATDKARAREKDSERLKVEENVFDVPTLKVLYTLSNKGIIKALGGSISTGKEANVFYAEGENRELAIKIYRMASSTFKAMDAYIMKDPRFTNIRNNRRDIIFAWTRKEFQNLTRAKSAGIRVPEPLVAEKNILIMEFMGEERVPYPLLKNTHLENEEAKLVYDKIVEYMHLLNKEANLVHADLSEYNILIDPADKTPVFIDMGQSVTLEHPNAREFLYRDVLNILRFFSRYGITDKPEDLLSKIQAETT, encoded by the coding sequence ATGGACCAGAACGAGAAAATAAGGCGCATTGACAGCGCCACAGATAAAGCACGTGCCAGGGAAAAAGACTCCGAAAGGCTGAAGGTGGAAGAAAATGTATTCGACGTGCCCACCCTTAAAGTCCTTTATACCCTTTCCAATAAAGGCATAATAAAAGCTCTTGGAGGCTCCATCAGTACTGGAAAAGAAGCAAATGTCTTCTATGCAGAAGGCGAGAACAGAGAACTGGCAATAAAGATATACAGAATGGCCAGCAGCACTTTCAAGGCGATGGATGCCTATATTATGAAAGACCCTCGCTTCACAAACATTAGAAATAACAGGCGAGACATCATTTTTGCATGGACACGCAAGGAATTCCAGAACCTGACGCGTGCAAAGAGCGCAGGAATACGAGTGCCTGAACCACTGGTTGCGGAGAAAAATATTCTTATCATGGAGTTCATGGGAGAAGAAAGGGTACCATACCCCCTATTGAAGAACACGCACCTGGAAAACGAGGAAGCAAAGCTTGTTTATGACAAAATCGTCGAATATATGCACCTCCTCAATAAAGAAGCGAATCTCGTCCATGCCGACCTGAGTGAATACAATATCCTCATTGATCCGGCAGACAAGACCCCGGTTTTCATCGACATGGGGCAATCTGTGACTCTGGAACACCCTAATGCCAGAGAGTTTCTCTACAGAGATGTACTAAATATACTAAGGTTCTTCAGCCGCTATGGAATAACAGACAAACCTGAAGACCTACTTTCAAAAATACAGGCGGAAACAACATGA
- a CDS encoding KH domain-containing protein, translating to MTQYLKIPKERIGAIIGPKGETKKFIEEKTTCQLDIDSESGKIDITCEEDPLKEFRIFETIKAIGRGFSPEKALGILEDDMLMLEVIDLSDVATTPKELQRIKGRIIGRGGRTRELAESLINVKISVYGKTVSVLGYAEQNTIMRTAIKMLLDGAAHGAVYKFLEKKHQELLHSQLDSIEFY from the coding sequence ATGACTCAGTATCTCAAAATTCCCAAAGAGCGAATCGGAGCAATTATTGGTCCTAAAGGAGAAACAAAGAAATTTATCGAGGAAAAAACCACTTGTCAACTGGACATAGACAGCGAAAGCGGAAAAATCGATATTACCTGCGAGGAAGATCCATTAAAAGAATTCAGGATTTTTGAAACCATCAAAGCCATAGGAAGAGGTTTTAGTCCTGAAAAAGCCCTTGGAATCCTTGAAGACGATATGCTAATGCTTGAGGTCATTGACCTATCCGATGTCGCCACCACTCCAAAAGAGCTCCAGCGCATAAAAGGCAGGATTATAGGAAGAGGCGGGCGAACCAGAGAGCTTGCGGAAAGCCTGATAAATGTCAAGATATCCGTATACGGAAAAACTGTATCCGTACTTGGGTACGCCGAACAGAACACCATAATGCGAACAGCCATAAAAATGCTGCTTGACGGAGCTGCACACGGCGCTGTATATAAATTCCTTGAAAAGAAGCACCAGGAGCTGTTACATTCACAGCTGGACTCAATTGAATTTTACTGA
- a CDS encoding dihydroorotase — MPDIYIKNTKIYYNNSLQPAEIIIENGKIKKIGKDFRISSSDMVIDARGALTLPAGIDVHVHFREPGMTLKENWYTGSCSAAAGGIATVIDQPNTVPPTTDRRSFEQKLKLARNKSIVDFGINGGVTGNIEKLKELWRLGVTAFGEIFMAESTGGLNINDETFEEALAEIKKLGALATIHAEDEKMRLELEQLLKDDVSYEYHSKVRPNACEASAVQSALELISKLQVRAHFCHLSTLEAVGMVRKEKYLAKRDDKKPLFTCEVTPHHLFLSTKDWERLRAFGKMNPPLRGSHSIKALVNGLNDGTIDMVASDHAPHLESEKDLDIRFAPSGVPGVETLMPLMLAAVKKNILLLSRMIMVTSRNPAKAFGLDLLGKGKLEVGFDADLMIVNPRNLQPIRAEMLHSKAGWTPFEGMDAVFPQYTLSRGEVLWTEECINAKPGRGNFLEGGGKKSKEEYEEDDENSEEAGSD, encoded by the coding sequence ATGCCTGATATTTATATCAAAAATACGAAAATTTATTATAATAACTCTCTTCAGCCTGCCGAAATCATTATTGAAAATGGCAAAATTAAAAAAATCGGGAAGGACTTCAGGATCTCAAGTTCGGATATGGTGATAGATGCAAGAGGTGCACTTACCCTGCCTGCCGGAATTGATGTCCACGTCCACTTCAGGGAACCGGGCATGACCCTAAAAGAAAACTGGTACACGGGTTCATGCTCTGCAGCTGCCGGGGGCATTGCCACTGTTATTGACCAGCCAAACACCGTGCCTCCTACAACAGACCGGCGCTCCTTTGAACAGAAGCTCAAACTTGCCCGGAATAAGTCCATTGTTGATTTTGGGATTAACGGTGGGGTTACTGGAAACATAGAGAAGCTCAAAGAACTCTGGAGGCTGGGAGTCACGGCTTTCGGGGAGATTTTCATGGCTGAGTCTACAGGTGGGCTAAATATCAATGACGAAACCTTTGAAGAAGCCCTGGCTGAGATCAAAAAACTTGGAGCCCTTGCTACAATCCATGCCGAGGACGAAAAGATGCGTCTTGAACTGGAGCAGCTGTTGAAAGATGATGTTTCTTATGAGTATCATTCAAAGGTACGCCCAAACGCATGTGAGGCATCGGCTGTCCAGAGTGCTCTTGAACTAATTTCCAAACTCCAGGTAAGGGCACATTTCTGCCATCTGAGTACGCTTGAAGCTGTGGGAATGGTCCGAAAAGAAAAATATCTTGCAAAAAGAGATGACAAAAAACCTCTTTTTACATGTGAAGTTACTCCTCATCACCTGTTTCTCTCTACGAAGGACTGGGAGCGTCTCAGGGCTTTTGGCAAAATGAACCCTCCTTTGCGGGGGAGCCACAGCATCAAAGCGCTTGTAAATGGGCTGAATGACGGGACTATTGACATGGTGGCTTCAGACCATGCTCCACACCTTGAGTCTGAAAAGGATCTTGATATAAGATTTGCTCCTTCCGGAGTGCCGGGGGTTGAAACCCTTATGCCTCTCATGCTTGCCGCGGTCAAAAAAAATATTCTGCTCCTTTCGAGGATGATAATGGTTACAAGCAGGAACCCGGCAAAGGCTTTTGGGCTGGACCTCCTGGGTAAAGGCAAGCTTGAGGTGGGTTTTGATGCAGACCTTATGATTGTAAATCCACGCAACCTTCAACCCATAAGAGCTGAAATGCTGCATAGTAAAGCCGGATGGACTCCATTTGAAGGAATGGATGCTGTCTTTCCGCAATATACACTTTCCAGAGGTGAGGTTCTCTGGACCGAAGAGTGCATTAATGCAAAGCCTGGAAGGGGTAATTTCCTTGAAGGCGGCGGAAAAAAATCAAAAGAAGAATATGAGGAAGATGACGAAAATTCTGAAGAGGCCGGATCAGATTAA
- the phoU gene encoding phosphate signaling complex protein PhoU: protein MVRERYLMQLDLLRESVLSLGEMSKLIFHDSMEAVIDLNVELARKTLALEQEADKLEEGIEVSIFDLLALQQPMASDLRLVVSALKISADLRRVVGLSINIAKIPERIEGRHVKPLIDTKRMADITADMIANSLKAFETRDSELARATAARDEEVDKIFYAVWVELLGMMAKDTSIISKATHLLFLVRYLERIADHCCNICESVVYLTTAERVKLN, encoded by the coding sequence ATGGTTAGAGAACGATATCTAATGCAGCTGGACCTGCTCAGGGAGTCTGTACTTTCTCTCGGGGAAATGTCTAAACTGATTTTTCACGATTCCATGGAGGCTGTTATAGACCTCAATGTCGAGCTTGCCAGAAAGACTCTTGCCCTTGAGCAGGAAGCAGATAAACTTGAGGAAGGAATCGAGGTTTCGATTTTTGACCTGCTGGCGCTTCAGCAGCCCATGGCAAGCGACCTCAGGCTTGTTGTGTCGGCGCTTAAGATTTCGGCAGATCTTAGAAGGGTCGTGGGGCTTTCAATCAATATTGCCAAAATTCCTGAAAGAATCGAGGGGAGGCATGTGAAACCTCTCATAGATACCAAAAGAATGGCAGATATCACCGCAGATATGATTGCAAATTCCCTCAAGGCTTTCGAGACTCGGGACTCTGAACTTGCAAGAGCGACAGCCGCCCGGGACGAAGAGGTCGATAAGATCTTTTATGCAGTCTGGGTAGAACTTCTGGGGATGATGGCAAAAGATACCAGTATCATTTCCAAAGCCACTCATTTACTTTTCCTGGTCCGTTATCTGGAAAGAATTGCGGATCACTGCTGCAACATCTGTGAGAGTGTCGTCTACCTTACGACAGCTGAACGCGTCAAACTTAACTGA
- the pstB gene encoding phosphate ABC transporter ATP-binding protein PstB: protein MTEPVQNVVQPQIEVENLNLWYGEKQALKNISMHIPKNSVTALIGPSGCGKSTFIRCLNRMNDLIKNCRIEGKISIDGKNIYGTGVDVVDLRKQVGMVFQKPNPFPMSIYDNIAYGPRIHGVNKKDLDGVVEAALRSAAIWDETSDRLKSPAFSLSGGQQQRLCIARTLAVKPEIILFDEPCSALDPISTSRIEELIMNLKKDYTIVIVTHNMQQAARISDHTGFFLMGELIEFGQTRQIFQNPTEQSTEDYITGRFG from the coding sequence ATGACTGAACCTGTTCAAAACGTAGTTCAGCCCCAGATAGAGGTAGAAAACCTGAATCTGTGGTACGGGGAAAAGCAGGCCCTAAAGAACATTTCCATGCATATCCCCAAAAACAGTGTAACTGCTCTTATAGGCCCTTCAGGCTGCGGAAAGTCTACCTTCATACGGTGCTTAAACAGGATGAACGATCTTATAAAGAACTGCAGGATCGAAGGTAAAATTTCAATTGATGGTAAAAATATCTACGGAACAGGGGTGGATGTTGTTGATCTCCGAAAGCAGGTCGGAATGGTTTTCCAGAAGCCCAACCCTTTCCCTATGTCCATTTACGACAACATCGCATACGGACCGCGCATCCATGGTGTAAATAAGAAAGATCTGGATGGAGTTGTTGAGGCTGCCCTTCGTTCGGCTGCCATCTGGGATGAGACCTCAGACCGGCTAAAGTCTCCTGCCTTTTCCCTGAGTGGGGGGCAGCAGCAAAGGCTCTGTATTGCCAGGACTCTGGCAGTAAAGCCTGAAATCATTCTTTTCGATGAGCCCTGTAGCGCTCTTGATCCGATTTCAACATCAAGGATCGAAGAACTAATCATGAACCTTAAAAAAGATTATACCATAGTAATTGTAACTCATAATATGCAACAGGCAGCAAGGATTTCAGACCACACAGGCTTTTTCCTTATGGGGGAGTTGATTGAGTTCGGTCAGACAAGACAGATTTTTCAAAATCCCACGGAACAGAGCACTGAAGATTATATTACTGGCAGGTTTGGGTGA
- the pstA gene encoding phosphate ABC transporter permease PstA, whose amino-acid sequence MELNAKINDDQKVGKIHSGLSFRLSARTSERIAFAMLSLAALTVASFVVIILAYIVSNGYSAISIEFLTEMPRRMMTQGGIYPAIVGTLALIAGSMSVALPVGIMVAIYLNEYAGETRMTWLIEMAINNLAGTPSVVFGLFGLAMFVKYFGFGPSILSASLTLSLLILPVIIRSSQEALITVPKEYRESSLALGISKWQTIRHVVLPAAIPGIVTGSILSIGRVAGETAPILLTGAAYYLPRLPDSIYSQFMALPYHLFVLATAGTNIAKTRPLQYGTALVLLMIVLGLNLIAVLIRRHYRQKLKI is encoded by the coding sequence ATGGAGTTGAATGCAAAAATAAATGACGATCAGAAGGTGGGTAAGATCCACAGTGGACTGAGCTTCAGATTGAGCGCGAGAACAAGTGAACGAATCGCCTTTGCAATGCTCAGTCTTGCCGCTCTGACAGTCGCAAGCTTTGTGGTGATAATTCTTGCGTATATAGTTTCTAATGGATACAGTGCAATTAGCATTGAGTTCCTTACTGAAATGCCCAGACGGATGATGACTCAGGGGGGAATCTATCCGGCAATTGTAGGTACGTTAGCTCTGATAGCAGGGTCTATGAGTGTGGCTCTTCCCGTGGGGATTATGGTTGCTATCTACCTCAATGAGTATGCAGGAGAAACCCGGATGACCTGGCTTATAGAAATGGCAATTAATAACCTTGCTGGAACCCCCTCTGTGGTTTTCGGGCTTTTCGGGCTGGCAATGTTTGTTAAGTACTTTGGTTTTGGCCCTTCTATTCTTTCGGCGTCTCTCACACTTTCTCTCCTTATCCTCCCGGTGATTATCCGTTCCAGCCAGGAAGCCCTGATTACAGTCCCTAAAGAGTACCGTGAATCTTCTCTCGCGCTTGGGATTAGCAAATGGCAGACCATAAGGCATGTGGTACTGCCCGCAGCCATCCCGGGAATTGTTACAGGTTCCATCCTGAGTATCGGACGAGTTGCGGGGGAAACGGCTCCTATTCTTCTTACAGGCGCAGCTTACTACCTGCCAAGGTTGCCTGACTCAATCTATTCCCAGTTCATGGCCCTTCCCTACCACCTCTTCGTGCTGGCCACCGCCGGGACAAACATTGCCAAAACCAGGCCCCTTCAGTATGGGACGGCTCTGGTCCTGTTGATGATCGTGCTGGGCTTGAATCTTATAGCGGTTCTGATCCGCAGGCATTACAGGCAAAAATTGAAAATCTGA
- the pstC gene encoding phosphate ABC transporter permease subunit PstC: protein MFNRKYKEKSIESVLFSISALTVVILFLICIFLFRDGFLLFKATSLLDFLTGKFWYPTSVNRQFGLLPLFFGSLLVTAGAILFAVPLGIASAIYISEIAHPKVADFLKPFIEVLAGIPSVVFGFFGLVVLVPFVRTAFNLPTGQTALTGSIMLGIMALPTIITISEDAISSVPSALKQGSLALGATRWQTIYRVIVPAALSGISAAIMLGMGRAIGETMTVMMVTGNTAIIPSFPGGLFDPVRTMTATIALEMGEVPQGSAHFHALFAVGSVLFIITLLINLIADSIKKRYRFKVD, encoded by the coding sequence ATGTTCAACAGAAAATATAAGGAAAAATCGATCGAATCGGTTCTTTTCTCAATAAGCGCCCTTACGGTCGTCATCCTTTTCCTTATATGCATCTTTTTATTCAGGGACGGTTTTCTTCTTTTTAAAGCCACGTCTCTTCTGGACTTTCTTACCGGGAAGTTCTGGTACCCGACATCCGTAAACAGGCAGTTCGGGTTATTGCCTTTGTTTTTCGGTTCTCTTCTTGTTACCGCCGGAGCAATTCTTTTTGCTGTGCCTCTGGGGATTGCTTCTGCTATCTATATTTCCGAGATTGCGCATCCAAAGGTTGCAGATTTCCTTAAACCCTTTATCGAGGTTCTGGCAGGTATTCCTTCGGTTGTCTTCGGGTTCTTCGGGCTTGTTGTACTGGTCCCGTTTGTGCGGACTGCCTTTAACCTGCCTACGGGACAAACGGCTCTCACAGGCTCCATTATGCTTGGGATAATGGCGCTTCCCACGATAATTACGATTTCAGAGGATGCCATCAGTTCTGTTCCCAGTGCTCTTAAACAGGGTTCGCTTGCTCTTGGGGCTACAAGATGGCAGACTATATACAGGGTCATAGTCCCTGCCGCCCTTTCCGGGATTTCCGCAGCCATAATGCTCGGCATGGGAAGAGCTATCGGGGAGACAATGACTGTTATGATGGTGACCGGAAATACTGCAATAATCCCTTCTTTTCCCGGAGGTCTTTTTGATCCTGTGAGGACAATGACTGCCACAATTGCGCTTGAGATGGGGGAGGTCCCTCAGGGAAGCGCTCATTTTCATGCCCTGTTCGCAGTGGGGTCTGTGCTTTTCATCATAACGCTTCTGATTAACCTGATTGCAGATTCAATTAAAAAACGATACCGGTTCAAGGTGGATTGA
- a CDS encoding PstS family phosphate ABC transporter substrate-binding protein, translated as MAKNLKTYAVLTIMVLGLVFMGIGCTGTQNSEGSSPVNETSSVGTTAAETTAAEAQGIFLKGSDTVLPLAQAEAEDFMTAYPEKSVTVTGGGSGVGIAALIDGEVDIATASREMKAEEIEAAKAKGIDPVEHSIAIDGISVIVNPDNTVSELTFDQLRGIYNGSISNWKDVGGKDESIVVLSRDTSSGTYEYFKEDVLLGDEYRKDALIQPATGGIVSEVTQNPSAIGYIGVAYLDESVKALNLDAGNGSEAPSPENIISGKYPLSRPLYFYTNGEPSGLTKEFLDYVMSEKGQSIVSEVGYFPMNK; from the coding sequence ATGGCTAAGAATTTAAAAACTTACGCAGTCCTGACAATAATGGTTCTAGGACTTGTGTTTATGGGAATTGGATGTACTGGAACTCAAAATAGTGAAGGCTCTTCTCCGGTTAATGAAACCTCTTCCGTGGGAACGACTGCAGCTGAAACTACTGCAGCCGAAGCACAGGGTATTTTTCTGAAAGGTTCAGACACAGTTCTTCCCCTTGCTCAGGCTGAAGCTGAAGACTTCATGACTGCATATCCTGAAAAGAGTGTAACAGTTACCGGGGGCGGATCTGGTGTTGGGATTGCTGCACTCATTGATGGTGAGGTAGACATTGCTACCGCATCCAGAGAAATGAAAGCTGAAGAAATCGAAGCTGCCAAAGCAAAAGGAATCGATCCGGTGGAGCACAGTATTGCTATTGACGGCATTTCAGTGATTGTAAACCCAGATAATACTGTTTCTGAACTTACCTTTGACCAGCTGCGTGGCATCTATAACGGGAGCATCAGCAATTGGAAGGATGTTGGTGGCAAGGACGAGTCGATTGTGGTGCTTTCCAGAGACACCAGTTCCGGAACTTATGAATACTTCAAGGAAGACGTGTTGCTTGGGGACGAATACCGGAAAGATGCCCTTATCCAGCCTGCAACAGGTGGAATTGTTAGTGAAGTCACTCAGAACCCCAGCGCAATCGGATACATAGGCGTTGCATACCTCGATGAAAGTGTAAAGGCCTTAAACCTGGATGCAGGAAACGGCTCTGAAGCTCCAAGTCCTGAAAACATCATAAGTGGTAAATACCCGCTTTCAAGACCTCTCTACTTCTACACCAACGGAGAACCTTCGGGTCTAACAAAAGAATTCCTTGACTATGTGATGAGCGAGAAAGGGCAGAGCATAGTAAGTGAAGTCGGGTACTTCCCGATGAACAAGTAA
- a CDS encoding ABC transporter ATP-binding protein, whose translation MTLTEMIDTLKTKFNPSKVINSLEKTAGFHNKSDTDSEGNDPGEDLKNNPYSDSVGDSVKSSSAVKISQNGVSPLIKMINVWKIYEMGDTEFAALAGINLEINEGEFLVVLGPSGSGKSTLMNLIGCLDLPSKGTIYLNSKDISKLAESELARIRGQMIGFIFQSFNLIPTLNAEENVTLPMEFQEADMQKGRKRADYLLEVVGLSDKKQNLPSQLSGGQMQRVAIARSLSVNPPIILADEPTGNLDSKTGNYILNFLDGLHKKEGKTIIIVTHDLEIVKLATRVVYLKDGKIEKIETCTKEKPCELGY comes from the coding sequence ATGACACTTACAGAAATGATAGATACACTTAAAACTAAGTTTAATCCCTCAAAAGTTATTAATTCACTCGAAAAAACAGCGGGTTTCCATAATAAATCAGATACTGATTCCGAGGGAAATGATCCAGGGGAGGATCTAAAAAACAATCCATACAGCGATTCTGTTGGAGACTCCGTTAAAAGTTCTAGCGCAGTAAAAATATCTCAAAATGGAGTAAGTCCACTTATCAAAATGATCAATGTCTGGAAAATCTACGAGATGGGGGACACTGAATTTGCAGCACTTGCAGGTATAAATTTAGAGATAAATGAAGGTGAGTTTCTTGTAGTTCTCGGCCCCAGCGGGAGTGGCAAAAGTACACTTATGAACCTCATCGGCTGCCTGGATTTACCTTCAAAAGGCACTATTTATCTCAATTCGAAAGATATCTCAAAACTTGCCGAATCTGAACTTGCTAGAATCCGCGGTCAAATGATAGGCTTCATTTTCCAGAGCTTTAATCTCATTCCTACTTTGAATGCTGAGGAAAATGTGACCTTACCTATGGAATTTCAGGAAGCTGACATGCAAAAAGGTAGAAAGCGAGCTGATTATTTACTTGAAGTGGTCGGTCTTTCAGATAAAAAACAAAATCTTCCTTCCCAGTTATCCGGCGGTCAGATGCAGCGGGTTGCTATAGCACGTTCCCTCTCTGTGAATCCTCCTATAATCCTGGCAGATGAGCCTACGGGAAACCTGGACAGTAAGACCGGTAATTATATCCTGAATTTTCTGGATGGTCTACATAAAAAAGAAGGTAAAACGATTATTATAGTTACTCATGATCTCGAGATCGTGAAACTTGCGACAAGAGTTGTGTATCTCAAAGATGGTAAGATCGAAAAGATTGAAACGTGTACAAAAGAGAAACCGTGTGAGTTGGGGTACTAA